In Helianthus annuus cultivar XRQ/B chromosome 9, HanXRQr2.0-SUNRISE, whole genome shotgun sequence, the following are encoded in one genomic region:
- the LOC110917873 gene encoding glycine-rich RNA-binding protein 3, mitochondrial isoform X2, translated as MALINRAGSILRQTVSKHINNDMSMASPYICQMTRCMSWKVFVGGLARATNDTSLREAFSPYGEVSEGLEVLALLLLRTMTLAMMQSMIWISGSCMVER; from the exons ATGGCGCTCATCAACAGAGCTGGTAGTATACTAAGGCAGACCGTGAGTAAGCACATCAATAATGATATGTCAATGGCAAGTCCATATATCTGTCAAATGACACGATGCATGAGTTGGAAAGTCTTTGTGGGAG GATTGGCAAGGGCTACAAATGATACAAGCTTGCGAGAAGCTTTTAGCCCATACGGGGAAGTCTCTGAAG GTCTAGAGGTTTTGGCTTTGTTACTTTTACGGACTATGACGCTGGCAATGATGCAAtcgatgatatggatcagtgg GAGTTGCATGGTCGAACGATAA
- the LOC118482152 gene encoding uncharacterized protein LOC118482152, with translation MNYSSSFYRLLKTVGSSSLSFGNVFHGPSIGMLKQYHSIPSPNIEDENKAKPFSLIMTDRVRRNLVFDRWRNFMFGRKELGPGMVLFKNYLTHMGQVDIVNICQKWAMGPGGFYRPSNRSGAKLRLHMMCFGRLWDPVTKYEKSYRSDGSAPPPLPYEFISLAENAIEDAQLHMKLLPSMLPDICVANFYSYGDRLGLHQDCDEHVGGLDRGLPVVSVSIGESAEFLYGHTRDENKLEKVLLESGDVLIFGGKSRRIFHGVRRIIPPLDPTGVSQVIEETGLILGRLNLTLKQS, from the exons ATGAATTATTCGAGCAGCTTTTACCGGTTATTGAAAACCGTGGGATCTTCATCTCTGTCTTTTGGG AATGTATTTCATGGCCCTTCAATTGgaatgttgaagcagtatcacaGCATTCCTTCTCCCAACATTGAGGATGAAAATAAAGCAAAACCATTTAGTTTAATCATGACAGACAGGGTGAGAAGGAATCTAGTGTTTGATAGGTGGAGAAATTTTATGTTTGGTCGTAAAGAACTTGGACCTGGAATGGTGCTCTTCAAGAATTACCTCACCCACATGGGCCAG GTTGATATAGTGAATATATGTCAAAAGTGGGCTATGGGTCCGGGGGGATTTTACCGGCCTAGTAACCGAAGTGGAGCTAAACTTCGATTGCATATGATGTGTTTTGGTCGACTGTGGGATCCAGTAACAAAGTATGAGAAAAGTTACAGAAGTGATGGTTCTGCACCACCACCGCTTCCATATGAATTTATTTCATTAGCTGAAAACGCAATTGAAGATGCCCAACTCCATATGAAGTTACTTCCTTCAATGCTCCCAGATATTTGTGTAGCGAATTTCTATTCATACGGTGATCGACTCGGCCTTCACCAG GATTGCGATGAGCATGTTGGTGGTCTAGATAGAGGATTGCCTGTAGTTTCCGTCTCCATTGGCGAATCTGCTGAATTCTTGTATGGTCATACTAGAGATGAAAacaagttagaaaaggttttgtTGGAATCTGGTGATGTATTGATATTCGGTGGCAAGTCTAGACGTATTTTTCACGGGGTGAGGAGAATCATACCACCTTTAGATCCTACAGGTGTTTCGCAGGTAATCGAAGAAACCGGGCTTATATTAGGCCGTCTAAACCTTACTTTAAAACAATCTTGA
- the LOC110917873 gene encoding glycine-rich RNA-binding protein 3, mitochondrial isoform X1, translating to MALINRAGSILRQTVSKHINNDMSMASPYICQMTRCMSWKVFVGGLARATNDTSLREAFSPYGEVSEARVITDRKTGRSRGFGFVTFTDYDAGNDAIDDMDQWELHGRTISVCWANKRP from the exons ATGGCGCTCATCAACAGAGCTGGTAGTATACTAAGGCAGACCGTGAGTAAGCACATCAATAATGATATGTCAATGGCAAGTCCATATATCTGTCAAATGACACGATGCATGAGTTGGAAAGTCTTTGTGGGAG GATTGGCAAGGGCTACAAATGATACAAGCTTGCGAGAAGCTTTTAGCCCATACGGGGAAGTCTCTGAAG CTAGAGTAATCACAGATAGAAAAACTGGCAGGTCTAGAGGTTTTGGCTTTGTTACTTTTACGGACTATGACGCTGGCAATGATGCAAtcgatgatatggatcagtgg GAGTTGCATGGTCGAACGATAAGTGTGTGTTGGGCCAACAAAAGACCATGA